The genomic window TAATGAACATGGTTGCCACGTTCGACTCAACAGTTGTTGAGATAATACGGTCTATGTTCACTTTAAAAAGCGAATTATTTAAAGAGTTAGATAGGAGCGTTGACGTAAAGGATATACTTTCAGTAGCCTCATTAGAGGAACTGCAAGGCAAAATTATAGATCAAGAAGTTTACAAGTTCTCTCGTGGCAGCCATGACGAGCAAACGGCCTTTATCGAAAAAAATTTCCACGTTGAAATTAGGAAATCCTGGAAAAGGTGGGCAGATTTTATAGAAATATTTGAAAGACGTAACCTAATAGCTCACGGTGAAAAGGAGTTCAACAATAGGTATTCGTCGATATGTCAATCTAACGGCCATTCTGGATCAGAAAAGCTTCTAGGAGAAAAAATTGAGCTAAGAAGAGAGTATCTGGCTCAGTCTTGTGATATATTAATAGAATTTTCCGTTCTACTTATATTTTCATTGTGGAAAAAGCATTATACTGCTGATGAAGAAAAGGCTTTTGATCAGATCAACGATACTATTTTTAACCTGATCGGTCGAGGCAGGTACATGCTGGCTACCCGCCTTAGCGAGTATGTGCTTTCTTTAAAAGGCACGAAGATGACTGAGCTAGTGAGGCGCATGATAATAGTGAATAATGCCAGTGCATACCGACACGCTGGAAATAGAGACAAGTCCGACAAGGTTCTGAATGAAGTCGATTGGAGCGCGGCCTCGGACAACTTTAAAATTTGCGTGGCAGCCCTTAAGGACGACATGGATGAAGTAGAGCGCGTTATGCCGCTTGTCATCCAAGCGGACTCCATTGAGAAGAGTTCTTTCAGGTCGTGGCCTGTATTCAAGTTCGCTCGTGAAGATAAACGGTTCCAAGACGCGTTTGAAAAAGCATTCGGAGAAGCCCTCTTGCGTGGGAAGATAGAAGCGAAGGATTCCGAGGGAGACGTTGCGCAATCAGATGGCATGAAAGAGGGTCAGCAAGTGTCCGGCGAGACGTCAGAAGACATCAAGACCGTTCATTAGTACGCCGACAATCTTTCTAATCACTCCGCCGCCACCGTCTCGCGCACCCCCTTCCGCTCCAACAACGGCGCCAGATACCGCCCGGTAAAGCTGCGCGGCTCCTTCACCACCGCCTCCGGCGTACCCTCAGCAACGATCTCGCCGCCCTTCACCCCGCCTTCCGGGCCCAGGTCGAGAATCCAGTCCGCGGTCTTGATGACGTCGAGGTTGTGCTCGATCACCACCACGGTGTTGCCCTGTTCGACCAGTGCGTGGAGGACTTCGAGCAGCTTGCGGACGTCCTCGAAGTGGAGGCCGGTGGTGGGTTCGTCGAGGATGTAGAGCGTCTGGCCGGTGGCCCGCCGCGCCAGTTCCTTGGCGAGCTTGACGCGCTGGGCTTCGCCGCCGGAGAGGGTCGTCGCCTGCTGGCCGACCTTGACATAGCCGAGGCCGACCTCCGCCAGCATCGCCATCTTCTCGCGGATGGGCGGCACGGCCTTGAAGAATTCATGGGCGTCCTCGACGGTCATGTTGAGTACGTCGGCGATGCTCTTCCCCTTGAACTTCACTTCCAGCGTCTCGCGATTGTAGCGCGCGCCGTGGCAGACATCGCAGGTGACGTAGACGTCGGGGAGGAAGTGCATCTCGATCTTGAGCAGGCCGTCACCGGTGCAGGCTTCGCAGCGGCCGCCCTTGACGTTGAAGCTGAAGCGGCCGGGCTTGTAGCCGCGCGCCTGGCTTTCGGGGAGGCCGGCGAACCAGTCGCGGATCTGGGTGAAGGCGCCGGTATAGGTGGCGGGGTTCGAGCGCGGGGTGCGGCCGATAGGCGACTGATCGATGTCGATCACCTTGTCGAGATATTCGAGGCCGGTGACCTTGTCATGCTTGCCGGCGAGGATGCGGGCGCCGTTCAACTGGCGCGCGGCGGCGGCGTAGAGCGTGTCGATGGTGAAGCTCGACTTGCCCGAGCCGGAGACGCCGGTGATGCAGGTGAAGGTGCCGAGCGGGATGCTGGCGGTGATGCCGGTGAGGTTGTTGGCGGTGGCGTTGTGGACGGTCAGCTTCCTGCCATTGCCCTTGCGGCGCTTGTCCGGGAGCGGGACCATGCGGCGGCCGGCGAGATAATCGGCGGTGATGCTGGCCGTGTTGGCGAGGACCTGTTCGAACGTGCCTTGCGCGACGACCTCGCCGCCATGGACGCCGGCGCCGGGACCCATATCGATGACGTAATCGGCGGTGCGGATCGCGTCCTCGTCATGCTCGACGACCAGCACAGTGTTGCCGAGATCGCGCAGCCGCCGGAGGGTGGCGAGCAGCATGTCGTTGTCGCGCTGGTGGAGGCCGATGCTCGGCTCGTCGAGGACGTAGAGGACGCCGGACAGGCCGCTGCCGATCTGCGAGGCGAGGCGGATGCGCTGGGACTCGCCGCCCGAGAGGGTGCCGCTGGTGCGGTCGAGATTGAGATAATCGAGGCCGACATTGTTGAGGAAGCCGAGGCGCTCGTCGATCTCCTTGAGGATGGCGCGGGCGATCTCGCGCTGCTGGTCGGTGAGGGTGGCGGGGAGCGCCTTGAACCATTCCAGCGCGTCGACCACCGACAGGCGGGTGGCGTGGCTGATGTCCTCGCCGGCGATCTTGACCGCCAGCGCCTCGGGCTTGAGGCGGGCGCCGTGGCAGGTCTCGCAGGGGTGCGACGCCTGGTACTTCGACAGCTCCTCGCGCATCCACGCGCTCTCGGTGGAGAGCATGCGGCGGTTGAGGTTACCGATCACGCCCTCGAAAGGCTTGCGGACGTCGTAGCTCTTGCGACCGTCGACGAAAGTGAGCGTGACGGGCTTGCCGCGGGTGCCGTGGAGGATGGTGGTGCGATGCTCCTCGGGCAGGTCTTTCCACGCGGTATCGAGGCTGAAGCCGAACTCGCGGGCGAGGGAGCCCAACACCTGCATGTAATAGGGCGAAGGCGGGTTGGACTTGGCCCAGGGCACGATCGCGCCCTTCTTGATGGTCAGCTCGTGATTGGGGACGACGAGATCCTCGTCGAACACCAGCTTCTCGCCAAGGCCGTCGCACGCCGGGCAGGCGCCCTGGGGCGCGTTGAACGAGAACAGGCGCGGCTCGATCTCGGCGATGGTGAAGCCGCTGACCGGGCAGGCGAACTTTTCGGAGAAGACGATGCGATTGGCGGGGACGCCGGCGTTCTTCATCGCGCCGGCGTCCTGCGCCTCATGCTCGCGGCCGGGGGCGATAGCGTCGACCAGATCGACATAGGCCAGCCCCTCGGCGAGCTTGAGTGCCTGCTCGAAGCTTTCCGCCAAACGCGTGCCGATTTCGCCGCCGACCACCAGGCGATCGATCACCACCTCGATGTCATGCTTGTACTTCTTGTCGAGCGCCGGGGCTTCCTCGATCAGATAGGTCTCGCCATCGATGCGGACGCGCTGGAAGCCCATCTTCTGCCATTCGGCGAGTTCCTTGCGATACTCGCCCTTGCGGCCGCGGACGACCGGGGCGAGGAGCAGCAGGCGGGTGCCTTCGGGCAGCGCGAGGACGCGATCGACCATCTGGCTGACGGTCTGCGCGGCGATGGGGAGGCCGGTGACGGGCGAATAGGGCACGCCGACCCGCGCCCAGAGCAGGCGCATATAATCGTAGATCTCGGTGACCGTCGCGACCGTCGAGCGGGGGTTCCGCGAGGTGGTCTTCTGCTCGATCGAGATGGCGGGCGAGAGGCCCTCGATATGATCGACATCGGGCTTCTGCATCAGTTCGAGGAACTGGCGGGCATAGGCGGAGAGGCTCTCCACATAGCGGCGCTGGCCCTCGGCATAGATGGTGTCGAAAGCGAGGCTGGACTTGCCCGAGCCGGACAGGCCGGTGATGACCGTGAGGGTGTCGCGGGGGATGTCGATATCGACGTCCTTGAGGTTATGCTCGCGCGCGCCGCGGACGGAGATCTGGGTAAGGGCCATGCCGGGTGTTCTATCTTCGTTCTTTTGGGGATGCCAGAGGAATTGAAATAGGAACGCGGCTGGCTGGATGCCAGTCGCGGCGTCCCTCCAATTCGGAGGTCCGGAATCGACCAGCTTGTGCGAGCGGCCGCAATCCTGCGCGCTACGCTGCCCGCCTGCTTTGGGGGAGGCGGCGGTGAGCAAGCTCTATTACGGCGACAATCTCGATGTGCTGCGCGAGCGCATCGCCGATGCCAGTGTCGATCTGGTCTATCTGGACCCGCCATTCAATTCGAACGCCGGATACAATGTGCTGTTCAGGGCGGCGGACGGCGTCGGCACGGACGCCAGCATCCAGGCGTTCGACGACACCTGGACCTGGGGCGACGCTTCGAAAAACGCGTTGCTCGACATCGCCTCGGGTACCAATCGCCAGCTCCAGGTGATGATGGAGGCGATGCACGCGGCGATCGGCGAGAACCCGCTAATGGCGTACCTTTCGATGATGGCGGTGCGGCTGGTGGAATTGCACCGGGTGCTGAAGCCGACGGGAAGCCTGTATCTGCACTGCGATCCGACGGCCTCGCACTATCTCAAGCTGGTGCTGGATGCCGTGTTCGGGTCGGAGAATTTCGGAAACGAGATCATCTGGCAGCGACAAAACGCCAAAGGTCTGGCCTCGACAAGATTCGCCCGAAATCACGATGTGATTTTCCGGGTGACCAAATCAGGAAGCTGGATATGGAATCCGCAATATACGCCACATAACGATGGCTATGTAGCGGGATTCTATCGTCATTTGGATGAGGATTCGGGGCGGCGCTACCGGCTCGGCGAT from Sphingomonas sp. includes these protein-coding regions:
- the uvrA gene encoding excinuclease ABC subunit UvrA, whose translation is MALTQISVRGAREHNLKDVDIDIPRDTLTVITGLSGSGKSSLAFDTIYAEGQRRYVESLSAYARQFLELMQKPDVDHIEGLSPAISIEQKTTSRNPRSTVATVTEIYDYMRLLWARVGVPYSPVTGLPIAAQTVSQMVDRVLALPEGTRLLLLAPVVRGRKGEYRKELAEWQKMGFQRVRIDGETYLIEEAPALDKKYKHDIEVVIDRLVVGGEIGTRLAESFEQALKLAEGLAYVDLVDAIAPGREHEAQDAGAMKNAGVPANRIVFSEKFACPVSGFTIAEIEPRLFSFNAPQGACPACDGLGEKLVFDEDLVVPNHELTIKKGAIVPWAKSNPPSPYYMQVLGSLAREFGFSLDTAWKDLPEEHRTTILHGTRGKPVTLTFVDGRKSYDVRKPFEGVIGNLNRRMLSTESAWMREELSKYQASHPCETCHGARLKPEALAVKIAGEDISHATRLSVVDALEWFKALPATLTDQQREIARAILKEIDERLGFLNNVGLDYLNLDRTSGTLSGGESQRIRLASQIGSGLSGVLYVLDEPSIGLHQRDNDMLLATLRRLRDLGNTVLVVEHDEDAIRTADYVIDMGPGAGVHGGEVVAQGTFEQVLANTASITADYLAGRRMVPLPDKRRKGNGRKLTVHNATANNLTGITASIPLGTFTCITGVSGSGKSSFTIDTLYAAAARQLNGARILAGKHDKVTGLEYLDKVIDIDQSPIGRTPRSNPATYTGAFTQIRDWFAGLPESQARGYKPGRFSFNVKGGRCEACTGDGLLKIEMHFLPDVYVTCDVCHGARYNRETLEVKFKGKSIADVLNMTVEDAHEFFKAVPPIREKMAMLAEVGLGYVKVGQQATTLSGGEAQRVKLAKELARRATGQTLYILDEPTTGLHFEDVRKLLEVLHALVEQGNTVVVIEHNLDVIKTADWILDLGPEGGVKGGEIVAEGTPEAVVKEPRSFTGRYLAPLLERKGVRETVAAE